From Arctopsyche grandis isolate Sample6627 chromosome 12, ASM5162203v2, whole genome shotgun sequence, one genomic window encodes:
- the LOC143919921 gene encoding uncharacterized protein LOC143919921: MNLFKSCCKRVSDDFKLKELLPMKLLFFAHVSTFYVFYPYLTIHMRSLGITLEETAIITSVIPLIAIFIPPVAGLIGDKIGNYRLVLVIVSILCGLSSLSLLMVPVGRVHVVFPERAEMTIGCSSDVLSLDASEYSCEPLHPYAYDVDMKLESCGFVCKWSSDDEDNSSMPIHKALSYAVKIRNPIEGATEVFRYPLGSHDRPIESTLLYENSVKNLKSNIRYKTALRQISVTSLFFPTNGMYDLDCKKSVENSTEFNCELGTNGTSFTKSSFTKHSLNKFLAKVMPLNDLHVEETLPLSHHARSIMLKQFNVNGFSEMKTESDLADKNVKPSFAKPTCVDNIGVDDEEVSIEILFQEMKSKGESISTTIQLDECTAKCLVTAPREQLCSNKNEEIDINVQLTFWSYLTGRVFLSIISSTGAVMFEGAVIALLREYGGDYGLQKLYGIVGAMISSPLSGILIDYISRDKDYKDFRPAIILYAVLKVLCAFLMLTINLEFKPPAKNLMSDVISVLKHFEIIVLFVAVFILGMAWGYIESFLFWLLQDLGASNSLMGITVTVGGFGAIPVLLFSGPLIDKIGQANVLFIGFIFYSIRLFGYSLIYNPWMSLIFEALEGITTPLTFTAAVTYAARLSGATTDTTIQGLLGGLYHGVGKGAGSLVGGYMMNAIGTRLTYQIFAGVSMITGCIYFLFNKFYIARNTKHQDKTWQKNPKGKDVESCPKADAANGKPQNEKMPLKDCKNNVSLYMETNPNNSIKGEECQNEQIADDSKRSIITKEIEVKKDGVDNPVFEEIDLPVEANCKDESKNVPESKQVEDKSSKKL, from the exons ATGAATCTCTTCAAATCATGTTGCAAGAGGGTGTCAGACGACTTCAAATTGAAAGAACTGTTGCCGATGAAGTTGCTTTTCTTCGCGCACGTTTCGA CGTTCTATGTGTTTTATCCATATTTGACTATCCACATGCGATCGTTGGGTATTACTTTGGAAGAAACTGCAATAATTACTTCTGTGATACCGCTGATTGCCATCTTTATTCCCCCTGTTGCTGGACTGATTGGAGATAAAATAGGAAACTATAGG TTAGTGTTAGTAATAGTTTCTATACTGTGTGGACTTTCTTCGTTGTCGCTGTTGATGGTGCCCGTTGGAAGAGTGCACGTGGTGTTTCCGGAGCGAGCTGAGATGACCATCGGATGTTCGTCTGATGTTCTCAGTTTGGATGCCAGCGAATATTCGTGTGAACCACTGCATCCATATGCTTATGACGTGGATATGAA acTCGAATCGTGTGGATTTGTGTGTAAATGGTCTTCGGACGACGAGGACAACTCTTCAATGCCGATACACAAAGCCCTGAGTTATGCTGTGAAGATAAGAAATCCTATCGAAGGAGCTACTGAAGTGTTCAGATATCCTTTGGGAAGCCACGATCGTCCTATAGAATCTACACTGCTTTATGAAAACAgtgttaaaaatttgaaaagcaACATCCGCTACAAGACGGCCCTGAGACAAATTTCAGTCACATCTTTATTCTTTCCCACTAATGGAATGTATGATTTAGATTGTAAAAAGTCTGTAGAAAATTCTACAGAGTTCAATTGTGAACTTGGAACGAATGGAACATCTTTTACAAAGAGCAGTTTCACTAAACACTCGTTGAACAAATTCTTAGCGAAAGTTATGCCGCTGAACGATTTGCATGTTGAAGAAACTCTACCCCTATCACACCATGCAAGATCTATAATGCTTAAACAGTTCAATGTAAATGGATTTTCTGAAATGAAAACTGAGTCTGATTTAGCAGATAAGAATGTTAAGCCGAGTTTTGCTAAGCCTACTTGTGTCGACAACATCGGTGTG gACGATGAAGAGGTATCCATCGAGATTTTGTTTCAAGAAATGAAATCTAAGGGCGAATCTATATCAACTACGATTCAATTAGACGAATGTACTGCAAAATGCTTAGTTACTGCACCTAGAGAACAATTGTGTTCTAATAAGAATGAAGAAATAGATATCAATGTTCAATTGACGTTTTGGTCCTATTTAACG ggACGCGTTTTCCTCTCCATAATCAGCAGCACCGGAGCAGTCATGTTCGAAGGTGCTGTAATTGCATTGTTGAGAGAATACGGAGGAGATTACGGCCTGCAAAAACTCTATGGAATAGTCGGAGCTATGATATCATCACCCTTATCTGggattttaattgattatataaGTAGAGATAAAGATTATAAGGATTTCAG GCCTGCAATCATTTTGTATGCAGTATTAAAAGTGTTATGTGCATTTTTGATGTTGACTATCAATTTGGAATTCAAACCACCAGCTAAAAACCTAATGAGTGATGTTATAAGTGTATTAAAACATTTCGAAATAATCGTACTGTTCGTTGCAGTTTTCATTTTAG gTATGGCTTGGGGCTACATTGAAAGCTTCTTGTTTTGGCTGCTGCAAGATCTTGGAGCGTCTAATAGTCTCATGGGAATAACGGTGACTGTCGGTGGCTTTGGAGCAATACCCGTATTGCTGTTTTCAGGTCCTCTGATAGATAAAATAGGACAAGCTAATGTACTGTTTATAGGattcatattttattctatAAGATTATTCG GATACTCATTAATATATAATCCATGGATGTCACTCATATTTGAAGCTTTGGAAGGAATAACAACACCTTTGACTTTCACCGCTGCCGTTACATATGCAGCTCGCCTTTCAGGAGCAACTACTGATACTACAATTCAAGGATTATTAGGTGGACTCTACCATGGAGTTG GCAAGGGTGCGGGAAGTTTGGTCGGAGGTTATATGATGAACGCAATCGGAACAAGACTGACGTATCAAATATTTGCAGGTGTTTCTATGATCACCGGTTGTATATATTTCTTGTTCAACAAATTCTACATTGCTAGGAATACTAAGCATCAAGATAAAACGTGGCAGAAAAATCCGAAAGGTAAGGACGTTGAATCTTGTCCGAAGGCTGACGCCGCCAACGGAAAACCACAAAACGAAAAGATGCCATTGAAAGACTGCAAAAACAACGTGTCTCTATATATGGAGACCAATCCTAACAACAGTATTAAAGGTGAGGAGTGTCAGAATGAGCAGATCGCCGATGATTCAAAACGTTCAATCATAACTAAAGAAATTGAAGTTAAAAAAGACGGCGTCGACAATCCAGTGTTTGAAGAAATCGATTTGCCAGTAGAAGCAAATTGTAAAGATGAATCGAAAAATGTGCCTGAATCTAAACAAGTAGAAGACAAGAGTAGCAAGAAATTATAA